The region CGAGATCGTGCCGCGATCGATGCCGCTCGCCGAGATGCTGGCGCGCCGGCCGAAGGGAATCATCCTCTCGGGTGGCCCTGCGTCGGTGCACGTCCCGGACGCACCCATGATCGACCCCGCGGTCTACGACGCCGGCGTGCCGGTGCTCGGCATCTGTTACGGCGCGCAACTCGTCGCGCAGCAACTCGGCGGCACCGTGCAACGCACCGGCAGCGGCGAGTACGGGCGCACCCAGCTCACTCGAACCGATCGCAGCGCGGTCCTGTTCGAGGGCCTGCCGGTGGAGCAGGTCGTGTGGATGAGCCACGGCGATGCCATCGTGAGCGCACCCGAGGGGTTCGTGGTCACCGCGTCCACGCCCGGCGCGCCGGTCGCCGCCCTCGAACATCGCGAGCGTGGCGTGTACGGCGTGCAGTTCCACCCCGAGGTCGCGCACACCGAACGCGGCCAGGAAGTTCTCAAGCGCTTCCTGTTCGACGTGTGTGGCTGCCGGCCCACGTGGACGAACATCTCGATCATCGAGCAGGCCGTCAGCGAAGTGCGCGAGCAGGTCGGGTCCGAGCGCGTCATCTGCGGGCTCTCCGGTGGCGTCGACTCGGCGATAGCCGCCGCGCTGGTGCACAAGGCCATCGGCGACCAGCTCACCTGCGTGTTCGTCGACACCGGTTTGCTCCGGCTCGACGAAGCGGAGCAGGTGGAAGAGACGTTCCGGCGGCAGTTCGCGGTGGATCTCGTGCACGTGAAGGCGGGCGACCGATTCCTGGGCGCGCTCCACGACGTGGTCGAACCCGAGCAGAAGCGCAAGATCATCGGCGAGACCTTCATCCGGGTGTTCGAAGAAGCCGCGCGCGATC is a window of Acidimicrobiia bacterium DNA encoding:
- the guaA gene encoding glutamine-hydrolyzing GMP synthase; the encoded protein is MLAADSFDTVLVVDFGAQYAQLIARRVREAHVYSEIVPRSMPLAEMLARRPKGIILSGGPASVHVPDAPMIDPAVYDAGVPVLGICYGAQLVAQQLGGTVQRTGSGEYGRTQLTRTDRSAVLFEGLPVEQVVWMSHGDAIVSAPEGFVVTASTPGAPVAALEHRERGVYGVQFHPEVAHTERGQEVLKRFLFDVCGCRPTWTNISIIEQAVSEVREQVGSERVICGLSGGVDSAIAAALVHKAIGDQLTCVFVDTGLLRLDEAEQVEETFRRQFAVDLVHVKAGDRFLGALHDVVEPEQKRKIIGETFIRVFEEAARDLAADGADARFLVQGTLYPDIVESGGDDNATIKSHHNVGGLPEDMNFELVEPLRHLFKDEVRAIGEELGLPEEIVWRQPFPGPGLAVRIIGTITPERLEILRNADAIVIEEIRRAGLYREIWQSFAVLPAVRTVGVMGDDRTYEYPIIIRAVTSEDAMTADWARLPADVLERMASRIINEVPGVNRVAYDITSKPPGTIEWE